In a genomic window of Wyeomyia smithii strain HCP4-BCI-WySm-NY-G18 chromosome 1, ASM2978416v1, whole genome shotgun sequence:
- the LOC129717381 gene encoding uncharacterized protein LOC129717381 translates to MQIPDEHVLFSLDVKSLYTNVPVQYALECIGERWSEVEKHTKIDRRSFLAAVKLVLDSTYFTYRGIYHMQKFGVPMGSPLSPVIANLVMERLEQECMYKAEQKQIGMLVYRRLQFTVEREESGRLKFLDMMLTRRNGIVEKSWLPKQEKGRYLDFNSESPFTHKRNTAVALVDRAIKLTDAENRPQAIKKVKNKLKCNNYPEWLVQNVLAQRVHKHYNGLQNNGEKEETKYVTTPYVPCLSEKLQKTLKKNGLTLTVKPKTQKKTLFSANSKIPFHQGNKKMLYILSPVELEMEEYNRTGLTQHTLGDGHVFDFEKVTILERIVDQESRITAETFHIKLVGERNAVNLQRECGTFNTNYSALVVKLRQGTNSGRWKQMRGNKCDDQHSITAHPPDSDT, encoded by the exons ATGCAGATTCCCGATGAGCATGTCCTATTCTCTTTGGATGTCAAGTCCCTGTACACGAATGTTCCAGTACAATATGCGTTGGAGTGTATAGGGGAAAGGTGGAGTGAGGTGGAAAAGCACACGAAGATCGACAGACGAAGTTTCTTGGCAGCGGTTAAGTTGGTATTGGATTCAACGTACTTCACCTATCGTGGAATCTACCACATGCAAAAATTCGGAGTACCAATGGGATCGCCTCTATCGCCGGTGATAGCCAACCTTGTGATGGAACGCCTGGAACAGGAGTGTATGTACAAGGCAGAGCAGAAACAAATAGGTATGCTGGTGTATAGGCG GCTTCAGTTTACCGTGGAAAGGGAGGAAAGTGGTCGGCTTAAATTCCTGGACATGATGTTAACTAGAAGAAACGGAATTGTGGAGAAGAGCTGGTTACCCAAACAGGAGAAAGGACGGTATTTGGACTTCAACTCTGAAAGCCCATTTACGCATAAGCGCAACACGGCAGTGGCCCTTGTGGACAGAGCAATCAAGTTGACTGATGCTGAAAATCGTCCACAGGCgataaaaaaggtcaaaaataaacttaaatgCAACAACTATCCTGAGTGGTTAGTCCAAAACGTTCTGGCACAAAGGGTACACAAACACTACAACGGACTGCAAAATAATGGTGAAAAAGAGGAGACCAAATATGTTACGACGCCGTATGTTCCATGCTTGAGTGAGAAACTGCAAAAAACGCTCAAAAAGAACGGGTTGACACTAACCGTCAAACCCAAAACCCAAAAAAAGACGTTATTTTCAGCAAACTCAAAGATACCATTCCACCAGggcaacaaaaaaatgttgtataTTCTATCCCCTGTGGAACTGGAGATGGAAGAAT ACAACCGAACGGGCCTGACACAACACACGCTAGGTGACGGACATGTGTTTGATTTCGAAAAAGTGACGATCCTAGAACGTATTGTTGACCAGGAAAGCAGAATCACAGCAGAGACATTCCACATCAAGTTGGTTGGCGAACGCAACGCGGTGAACCTCCAGCGTGAGTGCGGAACGTTCAACACCAACTACAGTGCGCTTGTGGTAAAGCTACGGCAAGGTACAAACAGCGGACGGTGGAAACAAATGCGAGGAAACAAATGCGACGATCAACACAGCATCACAGCACACCCGCCAGACAGTGATACCTGA